Part of the Spinacia oleracea cultivar Varoflay chromosome 5, BTI_SOV_V1, whole genome shotgun sequence genome, GTCTAACTCAAGATGAATAATAAGTGGTCAAGGAGACTCTAGGATATATGGTTTTACCATTGGATTATAGTGTTCTattgtttgacaattttatgtAATGCTGGTAGCAACCGGGCAAGTTAAAAGAGTGGTAGTGTGGTACGGTGTTTTTTGTGTCTGGATTAGTCAAGAagcaatataaattataaacgaggctacgaattttttatttatcttACAACCTTTAAAAGTGAGGAGTTGATTTATACTATTCATTCAATAGTGTAGTGACAGAACTGCCCTCTACTTCCTTCACAATTTCGTTTCTGCCCTCCTCAATGTTAAACCCTAATCTCGCGTTTCACTCTCCCTCAGTCCCTTGCCTCTCTTTCCTTGCCTCTCTCCATGAGTCCTTGATATTCagatattttctctctctcctcattcttCTTGCTTTTTCATAATTCACTCCATGAACTACCACACCATTCTCATTCCTAACTATCAATTTCTAATCGAAATTTACAAAGTGGATGAACTTCTGAAGATTTTTgcaaattagggtttcaaagtAAGGATGATCCGGGACTATGGATTTCGTTTCTTACCTCTCCTTCTCCAGCTCATAACTCGCGCTCATCAGGTTGACGAGGTCTCTCTACTCACTATCAATTCGTCCTATTTCTCCTCGTACGGTTTTCACCATTTTCTTCGATCTCTCTTCTCTGCAACAACAAGATGATTGTGATTCAAAAGATGGTGCTAAGCTTCTTGACTTGGTTCGCAAGgtaatttttctctcttttaatttattttttgtgtAAGAAATGGTTGGTAATTAGGGTTTTGTTGGTAATTAGTTTGAATTGTGTAGGTTAGGTTAATTTAATTTGGAGTGATTTTGTTGGTTTGTTTGATTAGGTACATACGGGTATACTCTGTTTGGAATAATATCTATATCCGTCTTTAGTTTAGTGTAATCTGGAAAAAGTATCTCTGTTTTTGCAAGGGTAAAGTAGTGTGCTTTAACCTTCCTATCCAAACATTTTTATTGGTGTTGGTTTTAGAGGTCTTGGGGTAATATAAAAGTTGATCTGGGATTGAGCTATTTGAGCAAGTAGTTCAGAGTTCAGACTTCAGCCTATACATCAGAAGATGGTTAATGGCTCACTATTCTGTTGTTAAAGGATCGTTTACTGTCATTTGATTATGGTACTGTATTTTTGTTTGATGATAGAGAAGATTGATCGAGTGTTGGGAATAATTCTTTGCTCCATCAGTTGATTACTATTGCATCATCTAAGTTCCCCAGGGGGTTGCATTGTTTAATCCTTTTCTCTATCTTATTGATTTGCATTGCATCATTTAAACCTTTTCCAAGGGGTTGTAATATGTGTTACAGTGTTTTTCATAATCAAGGTAGAAACGAAAAGTATAAAGCAATCAAGCAAAAATGAAGCTGACCACTGTGTTGGTTTCTTATTTGAACCAAATTTCTTACTGCTAGATTGATATTATTTGCTAGCGTCAGATTATCTACTAGGCACCAGTTTGGAAACACTGAAATAATGGCAATTCAACATAGAAGCTCCATACTCTTATCAAATATTGTGCTCCTAGGAGGCCAGAAACAACGATGCTTGACTTTTACGATTTTGTCTCTGATTTTATGTTTAATCACATATTAGTGTTATGCTGTAAGAATTTATTACAGCTTGCTTGTTGTTTCCTTTTGAAATGACGTATACTGACTATATCTTGTGCCTCTATTTACATATGAAAGTATCGGAGAGGACATCGATAAGGGCTGCATCTAAGGAGGTTTCTCATGAAGTGAAAACTCTGATGGATACGGAGGCTATAGATTCATTCAAGCAAACACAACACCTGCTATTAGGAAGGTTGCAAGATAGCAATGCAGTGCTTTCACATTTTGATCAATGAATACTTAGACAATTGCTAAGCAGATGTCATGACTGAGTTTTCAAAAAATACACGTCTTTTGAAATCAATGAAGAGTGACCTTGACTACATATTTCTCAAGTTGAGAAACATCAAGTCCAAGATTTTCGCCACTTATCCTGATGCGTTTCCAAATGAATCCTTGGAAGTTGTTGACACCAGACCAGACCTTGAGGTACCTGTGTGTGATATGAGTTCGCAAGATCATGCAAGTCCGACAGAATCCCATCAACCACCATCTGTATAATAATACATCTTTCTGAACATCAGTT contains:
- the LOC130461712 gene encoding LOW QUALITY PROTEIN: kxDL motif-containing protein LO9-177-like (The sequence of the model RefSeq protein was modified relative to this genomic sequence to represent the inferred CDS: deleted 1 base in 1 codon; substituted 1 base at 1 genomic stop codon); translation: MTYTDYILCLYLHMKVSERTSIRAASKEVSHEVKTLMDTEAIDSFKQTQHLLLGRLQDSNAVLSHFINEYLDNCXADVMTEFSKNTRLLKSMKSDLDYIFLKLRNIKSKIFATYPDAFPNESLEVVDTRPDLEVPVCDMSSQDHASPTESHQPPSV